The following proteins come from a genomic window of Burkholderia stabilis:
- a CDS encoding OmpA family protein: MRRTIHARRARFSPVLAALFAAGLVASGAAFAQNTGATVTPVGNGTVATTALPSSNANPGAVPANASGTVVHGTAGTITPPPANAAPGQVVVGGKVPDEATKAAVLQKLRDTYGATNVVDQIEVGDVATPPNWSANVQKLLGAQLKQISKGQLKINGTQIEMKGEVHNEAQRQQLASDMANTLNPTYTIKNGLRVSASEQGVLDQTLANRTIEFETGSATLTPQGRLILDQMAAALSKMQNRTVDIIGHTDNSGNRTSNIALSQARADAVKGYLITKSIPPQQMTTTGVGPDQPIAPNDTADGRARNRRIEFRVGQ, translated from the coding sequence ATGCGCCGCACGATTCACGCCAGACGCGCGCGCTTCTCGCCCGTCCTCGCCGCCCTCTTCGCCGCCGGCCTCGTCGCCAGCGGCGCGGCCTTCGCGCAGAACACGGGCGCGACCGTCACGCCGGTCGGCAACGGCACGGTCGCGACGACCGCACTGCCTTCGTCGAACGCGAACCCCGGCGCCGTGCCGGCGAACGCGTCCGGCACGGTGGTGCACGGCACGGCCGGCACCATCACGCCGCCGCCCGCGAACGCGGCGCCCGGGCAGGTGGTCGTCGGCGGCAAGGTGCCCGACGAGGCGACCAAGGCCGCCGTGCTGCAGAAGCTGCGCGATACCTACGGTGCGACGAACGTCGTCGACCAGATCGAGGTCGGCGACGTCGCGACGCCGCCGAACTGGAGCGCGAACGTGCAGAAGCTGCTCGGCGCGCAGCTCAAGCAGATCAGCAAGGGGCAACTGAAGATCAACGGCACGCAGATCGAGATGAAGGGCGAGGTGCACAACGAGGCGCAGCGCCAGCAGCTCGCGAGCGACATGGCGAACACGCTGAACCCGACGTATACGATCAAGAACGGGCTGCGCGTGTCGGCGTCCGAGCAGGGCGTGCTCGACCAGACGCTCGCGAACCGGACGATCGAGTTCGAAACCGGCAGCGCGACGCTGACGCCGCAGGGCAGGCTGATTCTCGACCAGATGGCGGCCGCGCTCTCGAAGATGCAGAACCGCACGGTCGACATCATCGGCCACACGGACAACTCGGGGAACCGGACGTCGAACATCGCGCTGAGCCAGGCGCGTGCGGACGCGGTGAAGGGTTATCTGATCACGAAGAGCATTCCGCCGCAGCAGATGACGACGACGGGCGTCGGGCCGGATCAGCCGATCGCGCCGAACGATACGGCGGATGGGCGGGCGAGGAATCGGCGGATCGAGTTCCGGGTGGGGCAGTAG
- the tagF gene encoding type VI secretion system-associated protein TagF, translated as MTQTVQAQIAYFGKIPSRGDFVKSPHNPQLLQTLDRWIAQALELLAEDPRWKLVYEDAKPMHFAFLGSRSKLAIAGHMVASHDVSMRRFPFLGATALEVDRPLAFLARSPLAFARLWSRVASQIPPLLGKDEPPGALQALGDTQVPIDVGGPGTSHDGAFNDFVEHQSLYGLQEMLLESGHPVRLRGAMLALGSLLRPVMQSGSSHIERGLTLPLPVDPFYRSLVAAFWLELIAPFVAQADFELAIFIGTIAERERLIIGFNGASAKTLLSVVDPQTYAAHNIDIDDPEWIDAHAQNDHQISKLVSYLDQPQLSLRVAIDAFREAFIGG; from the coding sequence ATGACGCAAACCGTACAGGCGCAGATCGCCTACTTCGGCAAGATTCCGTCGCGCGGCGACTTCGTGAAGAGCCCGCACAATCCGCAGCTGCTGCAGACGCTCGATCGCTGGATCGCGCAGGCGCTCGAACTGCTCGCGGAAGATCCGCGCTGGAAGCTCGTCTACGAGGATGCGAAGCCGATGCATTTCGCGTTCCTCGGTTCGCGCAGCAAGCTCGCGATCGCGGGCCACATGGTCGCGAGCCACGACGTGTCGATGCGCCGCTTCCCGTTCCTCGGCGCGACGGCGCTCGAAGTCGACCGGCCGCTCGCGTTCCTCGCGCGCAGCCCGCTCGCGTTCGCGCGGCTGTGGTCGCGCGTCGCGTCGCAGATCCCGCCGCTGCTCGGCAAGGACGAACCGCCCGGCGCGCTGCAGGCGCTCGGCGACACGCAGGTGCCGATCGACGTCGGCGGCCCCGGCACGTCGCATGACGGCGCCTTCAACGATTTCGTCGAACACCAGTCGCTGTACGGCCTGCAGGAAATGCTGCTCGAAAGCGGCCACCCCGTGCGGCTGCGCGGTGCGATGCTCGCGCTCGGTTCGCTGCTGCGGCCGGTGATGCAAAGCGGCTCGTCGCACATCGAGCGCGGCCTCACGCTGCCGCTGCCGGTCGATCCGTTCTACCGCAGCCTGGTCGCCGCGTTCTGGCTCGAACTGATCGCGCCGTTCGTCGCGCAGGCCGACTTCGAGCTGGCCATCTTCATCGGCACGATCGCCGAGCGCGAACGGCTCATCATCGGTTTCAACGGCGCGTCGGCGAAGACCCTGCTGAGCGTCGTCGATCCGCAGACCTACGCCGCCCACAACATCGACATCGACGATCCCGAGTGGATCGACGCCCATGCGCAAAACGATCACCAGATCAGCAAGCTCGTCAGCTACCTCGACCAACCGCAACTCTCGCTGCGCGTCGCCATCGACGCGTTCCGCGAAGCGTTCATCGGAGGCTGA
- the tssM gene encoding type VI secretion system membrane subunit TssM: MQRILNVLTHPRTLSIVGIVALAAILFIVADMLQLPLLWAAIAFAAILALWLVVALWRRWRVKRANQQLGQVLEEQAETGKIAAPAAAALAPDAKTADLDVLRTRLSDAVKTIKTSKIGQVSGGSALYELPWYIVIGNPAAGKSSAVLNSGLQFPFADKNSAVIHGIGGTRNCDWFFTTEGILLDTAGRYSVHEEDRSEWLGFLGLLKRYRPKAPINGIIVTASIAELTGNRPEFAINLAKNLRQRVQELTEKLEVFAPVYVMFTKADLITGFTEFFSSSDKHEYDRVWGATLPYEPDDKRDVVAQFDTHFEELYEGLKEISVAQLSLSRGNQLSPGQLSFPLEFSTIKPSLRAFLATLFENNPFQYKPIFRGFYFTSALQEGETNSTAAQRIAHRFGLDANALPKPHSAFSKNGFFLRDLFSKVIFADRQTVRQFASPTKTRLRYATFFGFVAALAIALGGWTWSTIGNQQLVANVQADLDNVTRLQQGRNDLQSRLQAMDILEDRIEQLEQFRRDKPLSVSLGLYQGDRLEQHLLTEYYNGVRQILLAPVSQNLASFMKDVNAHPEQLVPMTRPPESGAVQAGALPVSTNAAGAAPLAGAALAASGAAQAAAPQQQAAPQGGLYSDASPTNVQDAYNALKTYLMLSDKRHVEQAHLTDQLARFWRGWLETNRGNMPRDEMIKSAERMISFYLARVNDDDWPMIDANLALVDQTRENLRRVVRGMPARQRVYEEIKARASTRFAPMTIARIVGDGNQGLVAGSYAIPGTFTREAWFDYVQPAIRDAATKELQAKDWVLNTSTQDDLTLEGSPEQIQKTLVGMYKTEYAQHWQKFMQGIAVQGFSSFGQAVDGMNRLGDPQDSPIRKILETAYDQTSWDNPSLANVAIKKAQTGVVNWVKQLFTRTQAGQVAAANIDINGNPAEVPMGPIGQEFIGLARIVATHDGTSMLKGYMDSLSKVRTRFNVIKNQGDPGPGARQLMQQTLDGNGSELADSLKLVDEQMLTGLTDSQRKSLRPLLVRPLMQAFAVVIQPASAEVNKVWNAQVYQPFQSSLATKYPFAASAKVEAGAGEIAQVFGPDGSIAKFVGTTLGPLAVRRGDTLAARTWGDMGIGLTPDFTNGFARWVAPLAGGAAGGAAAASEPQTVFQILPQPSTGTTEYTIAIDGQQLRYRNTPPQWTNFVWPNPQGSPGATLSATTFDGRTVQLVNEPGRYGLEKLINSAQRKRRPDGTFDLTWVQGSVNVSVTMRIISTSQPSGGGGDQPQQQSLRGLQLPSSVADASAGAAQNATQSGTGTPGAAPAVAAANATNAQGAQ; encoded by the coding sequence ATGCAACGCATCCTCAACGTGCTGACTCATCCGCGAACGCTCTCGATTGTCGGGATCGTCGCGCTAGCGGCGATCCTCTTCATCGTCGCCGACATGCTGCAGCTGCCGCTCCTGTGGGCGGCGATCGCCTTCGCGGCGATCCTCGCGCTGTGGCTCGTCGTCGCGCTGTGGCGCCGCTGGCGCGTGAAGCGCGCGAACCAGCAGCTCGGCCAGGTGCTGGAGGAGCAGGCGGAAACCGGCAAGATCGCCGCGCCCGCCGCCGCCGCGCTCGCGCCCGATGCGAAGACGGCCGACCTCGACGTGCTGCGCACGCGCCTGTCGGACGCGGTGAAGACGATCAAGACGTCGAAGATCGGCCAGGTCTCGGGCGGCTCCGCACTGTACGAACTGCCGTGGTACATCGTGATCGGCAACCCGGCTGCGGGCAAGAGCAGCGCCGTGCTCAATTCCGGCCTGCAGTTCCCGTTCGCGGACAAGAACAGCGCCGTCATCCACGGCATCGGCGGCACGCGTAACTGCGACTGGTTCTTCACGACCGAAGGGATCCTGCTCGACACGGCCGGCCGCTATTCGGTGCACGAGGAAGACCGCAGCGAATGGCTCGGCTTCCTCGGCCTGCTCAAGCGTTACCGTCCGAAGGCGCCGATCAACGGCATCATCGTCACGGCGAGCATCGCCGAACTCACCGGCAACCGCCCCGAATTCGCGATCAACCTCGCGAAAAACCTCCGCCAGCGCGTTCAGGAGCTGACGGAAAAGCTCGAGGTGTTCGCGCCGGTGTACGTGATGTTCACGAAGGCCGACCTGATCACCGGCTTCACCGAATTCTTCAGCAGCAGCGACAAGCACGAGTACGACCGCGTGTGGGGCGCCACCCTGCCCTACGAGCCCGACGACAAGCGTGACGTCGTCGCGCAGTTCGACACGCACTTCGAGGAACTCTACGAAGGGCTGAAGGAGATCAGCGTCGCGCAGCTGTCGCTGTCGCGCGGCAACCAGCTGTCGCCGGGCCAGTTGAGCTTCCCGCTCGAATTCTCGACGATCAAGCCGTCGCTGCGCGCGTTCCTCGCGACGCTGTTCGAGAACAACCCGTTCCAGTACAAGCCTATTTTCCGCGGCTTCTACTTCACGAGCGCGCTGCAGGAAGGCGAAACCAACAGCACGGCCGCGCAGCGCATCGCGCATCGCTTCGGCCTCGACGCGAACGCGCTGCCGAAGCCGCACAGCGCCTTCTCGAAGAACGGCTTCTTCCTGCGCGACCTGTTCTCGAAGGTGATCTTCGCGGACCGCCAGACGGTGCGCCAGTTCGCGAGCCCGACCAAGACGCGGCTGCGCTACGCGACCTTCTTCGGCTTCGTCGCGGCGCTCGCGATCGCGCTCGGCGGCTGGACCTGGTCGACGATCGGCAACCAGCAGCTCGTCGCGAACGTGCAGGCCGACCTCGACAACGTCACGCGCCTGCAGCAGGGCCGCAACGACCTGCAGTCGCGCCTGCAGGCGATGGACATCCTGGAAGACCGGATCGAGCAGCTCGAACAGTTCCGCCGCGACAAGCCGCTGTCGGTTTCGCTCGGCCTGTACCAGGGCGACCGTCTCGAACAGCATCTGCTGACCGAGTACTACAACGGCGTGCGCCAGATCCTGCTCGCGCCGGTCTCGCAGAACCTCGCGTCGTTCATGAAGGACGTGAACGCGCACCCCGAACAGCTCGTGCCGATGACGCGCCCGCCCGAGTCGGGCGCCGTGCAGGCCGGCGCGCTGCCGGTTTCGACGAACGCCGCGGGCGCCGCGCCGCTGGCCGGCGCCGCCCTCGCCGCTTCCGGCGCCGCGCAGGCCGCCGCCCCGCAGCAGCAGGCCGCGCCGCAAGGCGGCCTCTACAGCGATGCGTCGCCGACCAACGTGCAGGACGCGTACAACGCGCTCAAGACGTACCTGATGCTGTCCGACAAGCGTCACGTCGAGCAGGCGCACCTGACCGACCAGCTCGCACGTTTCTGGCGCGGCTGGCTCGAGACGAATCGCGGCAACATGCCGCGTGACGAGATGATCAAGAGCGCCGAGCGCATGATCTCGTTCTACCTCGCCCGCGTGAACGACGACGACTGGCCGATGATCGACGCGAACCTCGCGCTCGTCGACCAGACCCGCGAGAACCTGCGCCGCGTCGTGCGCGGCATGCCGGCCCGCCAGCGCGTCTACGAGGAAATCAAGGCACGCGCGTCGACCCGCTTCGCGCCGATGACCATCGCGCGCATCGTCGGCGACGGCAACCAGGGCCTCGTGGCCGGCAGCTACGCGATTCCGGGCACGTTCACGCGCGAAGCGTGGTTCGACTACGTGCAGCCGGCGATCCGCGACGCGGCGACCAAGGAACTGCAGGCGAAGGACTGGGTGCTGAACACGTCGACGCAGGACGACCTGACGCTCGAGGGCAGCCCCGAGCAGATCCAGAAGACGCTCGTCGGCATGTACAAGACCGAATACGCGCAGCACTGGCAGAAGTTCATGCAGGGCATCGCGGTACAGGGCTTCAGCAGCTTCGGCCAGGCCGTCGACGGGATGAACCGCCTCGGCGACCCGCAGGATTCGCCGATCCGCAAGATCCTCGAGACCGCGTACGACCAGACGTCGTGGGACAACCCGTCGCTCGCGAACGTGGCGATCAAGAAGGCGCAGACGGGCGTCGTGAACTGGGTCAAGCAGCTGTTCACGCGCACGCAGGCCGGCCAGGTGGCGGCCGCCAACATCGACATCAACGGCAATCCGGCCGAGGTGCCGATGGGTCCGATCGGCCAGGAATTCATCGGGCTCGCGCGGATCGTCGCGACGCATGACGGCACGTCGATGCTCAAGGGCTACATGGATTCGCTGTCGAAGGTCCGGACCCGCTTCAACGTGATCAAGAACCAGGGCGACCCGGGCCCGGGCGCGCGCCAGCTGATGCAGCAGACGCTCGACGGCAACGGTTCGGAGCTCGCCGATTCGCTGAAGCTCGTCGACGAGCAGATGCTGACGGGCCTCACCGATTCGCAACGCAAGTCGCTGCGTCCGCTGCTGGTGCGGCCGCTGATGCAGGCGTTCGCGGTCGTGATCCAGCCGGCCAGCGCCGAAGTCAACAAGGTGTGGAACGCGCAGGTCTACCAGCCGTTCCAGAGCTCGCTCGCGACGAAGTACCCGTTCGCGGCGAGCGCGAAGGTCGAAGCCGGCGCCGGCGAGATCGCGCAGGTGTTCGGTCCGGACGGCTCGATCGCGAAGTTCGTCGGCACGACGCTCGGGCCGCTCGCGGTGCGCCGCGGCGACACGCTCGCCGCCCGCACGTGGGGCGACATGGGCATCGGGCTCACGCCGGACTTCACGAACGGCTTCGCGCGCTGGGTCGCACCACTCGCCGGTGGTGCGGCAGGCGGCGCGGCCGCGGCGTCCGAGCCGCAGACCGTGTTCCAGATCCTGCCGCAGCCGAGCACGGGCACGACGGAATACACGATCGCGATCGACGGCCAGCAGCTGCGCTACCGCAACACACCGCCGCAATGGACCAACTTCGTGTGGCCGAACCCGCAGGGCTCGCCGGGCGCGACGCTGTCCGCGACGACCTTCGACGGCCGCACGGTGCAGCTCGTCAACGAGCCGGGCCGCTACGGTCTCGAGAAGCTGATCAACTCGGCGCAGCGCAAGCGCCGTCCGGACGGCACCTTCGACCTGACGTGGGTACAGGGCAGCGTGAACGTGTCGGTGACGATGCGCATCATCAGCACGTCGCAACCGTCGGGCGGTGGCGGCGACCAGCCGCAGCAGCAGAGCCTGCGCGGCCTGCAGCTGCCGTCGTCGGTCGCCGACGCGAGCGCGGGCGCCGCGCAGAACGCGACGCAGTCCGGCACGGGCACGCCGGGCGCAGCGCCGGCCGTCGCGGCCGCCAACGCAACGAATGCACAGGGGGCGCAATGA
- a CDS encoding M15 family metallopeptidase yields the protein MIAVALVAYFALAVAVAALLLLPGIRATVFESVAQFHGRLTRRANDRAARTRSQIVKSASVTRGALNDVQNLLVRRRLMIMVSAGILATPPLVAIALRGRQLFQYDDTARVPDEKIAALLQGEQLVPPPPLPPEVFATREVEQVRPALKDASRDWNLLDPDFRTRLLLVYKIMHEQYGYEMALLEGYRSPERQNRLAAMGGNVTNAAAFQSYHQFGLAADNAFLRDGKLVISEKDPWAMRGYQLYGQVAEQVGLTWGGRWKMMDLGHVEYHKPGFKLGRGS from the coding sequence TTGATTGCCGTCGCACTCGTCGCCTATTTCGCCCTTGCCGTAGCAGTTGCGGCACTGTTGCTTTTACCGGGTATCCGCGCGACCGTTTTCGAATCCGTCGCCCAGTTTCACGGCCGTCTTACACGCCGTGCGAACGATCGCGCCGCACGCACGCGGAGTCAGATTGTTAAATCGGCAAGCGTTACGCGCGGTGCTTTAAACGACGTGCAAAATTTACTGGTTCGGCGGCGCTTGATGATTATGGTATCGGCAGGTATTCTTGCGACGCCGCCATTGGTCGCCATTGCGTTACGCGGCCGGCAATTGTTCCAGTACGACGACACGGCGCGCGTGCCCGACGAGAAAATCGCCGCGCTGCTGCAGGGCGAACAGCTCGTGCCGCCGCCGCCGCTGCCGCCGGAAGTCTTCGCCACCCGGGAAGTCGAGCAGGTGCGCCCGGCGCTCAAGGATGCGAGCCGCGACTGGAACCTGCTGGATCCGGATTTCCGTACGCGTTTGCTGCTGGTCTACAAGATCATGCACGAACAATATGGTTATGAAATGGCGCTGCTGGAAGGTTACCGGAGCCCGGAACGGCAGAACCGGCTGGCAGCGATGGGCGGCAACGTGACCAACGCGGCGGCCTTCCAGAGTTATCACCAATTCGGGCTGGCGGCCGATAACGCATTCCTGCGCGACGGCAAGCTGGTCATTTCCGAGAAAGATCCCTGGGCGATGCGCGGCTACCAGTTGTACGGCCAGGTCGCCGAGCAGGTCGGCCTGACCTGGGGCGGCCGATGGAAAATGATGGATCTCGGGCACGTGGAATACCATAAACCCGGTTTTAAACTGGGACGCGGCAGCTAG
- a CDS encoding phage tail protein, with product MSAPENSNSKTPPSLLSDTKPAGDGGAQQSRILANLEGRVTPPAEPPRRSLKAPIAAVVALVVAVGGWGAWRWQQQAGEPAAVVAAAPAATAPAKAAPASDAAAQVAQNGASAAQPATIVNDDAASQTVASASSASGADNSRLSRALAGGADDASGAATAGAAAAATAAAAATTKTAKADTAKSAKIAAHGKADTKAETKAEARKHRKEQEAELAQAKKRRDAASTRTASAKAGGKDDPDADLLAALVARTKPADKKLAAQNAQAVPTKTAATGSLASRVKACAERGFFEDQLCRWRVCDGHWGKDPACPSAAQSETRQ from the coding sequence ATGAGTGCGCCGGAAAATTCAAATTCGAAAACTCCGCCCAGCCTGCTGTCCGATACGAAACCGGCAGGCGACGGAGGAGCTCAGCAGTCGCGCATTCTCGCGAATCTGGAAGGACGTGTCACGCCGCCGGCCGAACCGCCGCGCCGTTCGCTGAAGGCGCCGATCGCGGCCGTCGTTGCACTGGTGGTCGCCGTCGGCGGCTGGGGCGCGTGGCGCTGGCAGCAGCAGGCGGGTGAACCGGCCGCCGTGGTGGCCGCGGCGCCCGCAGCCACCGCGCCGGCCAAGGCCGCACCGGCCAGCGATGCCGCCGCGCAGGTCGCGCAGAATGGCGCGTCCGCCGCGCAACCGGCCACGATCGTCAACGACGATGCGGCCTCCCAGACCGTTGCGTCCGCATCGTCCGCGTCCGGCGCCGACAACAGCCGCCTGTCGCGCGCGCTCGCCGGCGGCGCCGACGACGCATCGGGTGCCGCCACGGCTGGCGCTGCCGCCGCCGCCACGGCTGCTGCCGCCGCGACGACGAAAACCGCGAAGGCCGACACCGCGAAGAGTGCGAAGATCGCGGCGCACGGCAAGGCTGACACGAAGGCGGAGACGAAGGCCGAAGCCCGCAAGCATCGCAAGGAACAGGAAGCCGAGCTCGCGCAGGCGAAGAAGCGCCGCGACGCGGCGTCGACTCGCACCGCGAGCGCGAAGGCGGGCGGCAAGGACGATCCGGATGCCGATCTGCTCGCGGCGCTCGTCGCGCGCACGAAGCCGGCCGACAAGAAACTCGCCGCGCAGAATGCACAGGCCGTGCCGACCAAGACGGCGGCGACCGGCTCGCTGGCATCGCGCGTGAAGGCGTGTGCGGAGCGCGGCTTCTTCGAGGATCAGCTGTGCCGCTGGCGCGTATGCGACGGCCATTGGGGCAAGGACCCCGCATGCCCGAGCGCCGCGCAGTCGGAAACGCGGCAGTAA
- a CDS encoding DUF2778 domain-containing protein encodes MDQPLVQRDAARRVGGDHRLTIHVLPGTQTFGRGGFFIHGGTHPGSAGCINLHAGMENFVKEIDSAIADSPDCFIPLTVRY; translated from the coding sequence ATGGACCAACCACTGGTACAACGTGACGCCGCGCGACGGGTGGGGGGCGATCACCGGCTCACGATCCACGTGCTGCCGGGCACGCAGACTTTCGGCCGCGGCGGATTCTTCATCCACGGCGGCACGCATCCCGGGTCGGCAGGCTGCATCAACCTGCATGCGGGGATGGAAAACTTCGTCAAGGAGATCGATTCGGCGATCGCCGATTCGCCGGACTGCTTCATTCCGCTGACGGTGCGGTACTGA
- a CDS encoding DUF1427 family protein produces the protein MMDYVMSLAVGLGVGVLYALLHVRSPAPPLVALVGLLGMVIGERAIALLR, from the coding sequence ATGATGGATTACGTGATGTCGCTCGCGGTGGGACTCGGCGTGGGCGTGCTGTACGCGCTGCTGCACGTGCGCTCGCCGGCTCCGCCGCTCGTCGCGCTCGTCGGCCTGCTCGGAATGGTGATCGGCGAGCGCGCGATCGCGCTGCTGCGCTGA
- a CDS encoding quinone oxidoreductase family protein has product MRSIRFDAPAADIESLDARVREIDPPVPANDQMLIEVRAAGVNPSDVKAALGRMPHAVWPRTPGRDWAGIVRNGPAEWIGAPVWGSGGDLGVGRNGSHAEWLVLDAAQVRRKPAVLTLDEAAGVGVPFVTAYEGLRRAGMPAAGDVVLVFGANGKVGQAAIQLATARGATVIGVERRPGGYRGHASGDVRMIDASSGPVADAVRAATGGHGADIVYNTVGSPYFEAANASMAIGARQIFISTIDRSVPFDIFAFYRGQHTYVGVDSIQLAGAAVAQILDTLAPGFGNGTLRPFPIGDDYVYPLERAQDAYRAVLAGARERVILKP; this is encoded by the coding sequence ATGCGCAGCATCCGCTTCGACGCCCCCGCCGCCGACATCGAGTCGCTCGACGCGCGCGTCAGGGAAATCGACCCGCCGGTACCGGCCAACGACCAGATGCTGATCGAGGTGCGCGCGGCCGGTGTCAACCCGAGCGACGTGAAAGCCGCGCTCGGCCGCATGCCGCACGCGGTATGGCCGCGCACGCCCGGCCGCGACTGGGCCGGCATCGTCCGAAACGGTCCGGCCGAATGGATCGGCGCGCCCGTGTGGGGATCGGGCGGCGATCTCGGCGTGGGACGCAACGGCTCGCACGCCGAATGGCTCGTGCTCGATGCCGCGCAGGTGCGCCGCAAGCCGGCCGTGCTGACGCTCGACGAAGCCGCCGGCGTCGGCGTGCCGTTTGTTACCGCCTACGAGGGCTTGCGGCGGGCAGGCATGCCGGCCGCCGGCGACGTCGTACTCGTGTTCGGCGCGAACGGCAAGGTCGGCCAGGCCGCGATCCAGCTCGCGACCGCGCGCGGCGCGACGGTGATCGGCGTCGAGCGCCGGCCCGGCGGCTATCGCGGCCACGCGTCGGGCGACGTGAGGATGATCGACGCGTCGAGCGGGCCGGTCGCCGACGCCGTGCGTGCGGCGACCGGCGGCCACGGCGCGGACATCGTCTACAACACGGTCGGCAGCCCGTATTTCGAAGCGGCGAACGCGTCGATGGCGATCGGCGCGCGGCAGATCTTCATCTCGACGATCGACCGCAGCGTGCCGTTCGACATCTTCGCGTTCTATCGCGGCCAGCATACGTATGTGGGCGTCGACTCGATCCAGCTCGCCGGCGCCGCGGTCGCGCAGATCCTCGACACGCTCGCGCCCGGCTTCGGCAACGGTACGCTGCGCCCGTTTCCGATCGGCGACGACTACGTGTACCCGCTCGAACGCGCGCAGGATGCATACCGCGCGGTGCTGGCCGGCGCGCGCGAGCGCGTCATCCTCAAGCCCTGA